The Winslowiella toletana region CTCAGGCGAATGAAGGCAGCGGCAACGTCACTTTTAACGGCTCAATTATTAGTGCGCCATGCAGTATTGCGCCCGACTCTACCGATATTGATGTGAATATGGGCGCTGTCGCCGCGTCTGCGGTCAATGGCGGCAAAACCGCAACGCCGGTTCCTTTTGTGATAAATCTGAAAGACTGTACGGGTCAAAATTCCGTAGTGGTGAAATTCGGCGGCACCGCGGATCAGACCAATACCAACCTGCTGGCATTACAGGGTGGACATGCAACAGGCGCGGGCATCCAGCTGATGACCGGAAACGGCGATGCGATTAATCTTGGCGAAGACTCTCCGGAATTCGACCTGGATGCAGGTGACCAGACGTTGCGCCTACAGGCCGCGTTGAAAGGTAATTCAACCACGTCAGTGGCAGTGCCCGGTGCATTTACCAGCGTTGCGAACTTTACCCTCGCCTATAACTGATCACCGACCGTAGTGAGCGAATAGATATATTGAGTGATGATTTTATCGCTCAATATTATTCATGTGGGGTGAGGGCAATGCTAAAGATTTTCAGTTTCAGCATTATGATTTCAATGTTTTTGATCGTGTTAAATGTCAAGGCAGAGGAACCGACGCGGCAAGATGGATTGGTTCAGTTAGGAGGAGAGTTGATCGCTTCCAGCTGCGGGATTGATAACGACAGTGCGGAGCAAACCGTTGACTTTGGGCTACTGGCAATAACAACCAACAGAGCCGAATACAGCCAAAGCGTAGCAAACAGTCAAAAAAAATTTTATATCCGCCTGACACACTGCTCTGTCATGGAATTCAGTCAGATTAATAGCCAGCCATTTGATTTACTGCTTTCCGGCACGCCAAGTCATTATGACTCACGCTTGCTGGCAGCAAGTGGCGATGCCAGAGGTGTGGCAATTGAAATTCTTGATTCCGCGGGTCGGCTAATTCCTGTTGGAACGGCGGTTAATTTGCAGGATGTCATGATGAATAACAATTTACTGGCTTTCAATACCTCGCTGAGAGGCTTCGGTAATCAGGTTCGTGCCGGGACGATTGATGGTATGGCGCAATTCACCCTGAGATATTTTTAACCTGTCAGGCAGCTTTCCAGTTTGCATCATGCTCTGAGCGAAGACCACAGGCTTACCCAGAGATGTTTGGTCAGGAATAGATGGATATTAGCGATGGCGTCCTTATATACGAAAAAAAAACTACTTGCGGTTTGTGTCGCGTTACCATTCTGCGACAGCGATCCGGCCGAGGCTAATACCGAGTTCAATACTGCGGTATTAGATGTCAATGAGCGTAGCAGCATCGATTTAAGCCATTTTTCCAATGATGGGTATGTGCTGCCTGGCGAGTATCTGCTGGATATAAAAATAAATCGGGCAACGTTAAACCAGCGAATCATCAGTTTTCTCGCCGACCCGAATTCGGACAATCCGTCGCGCCTGTGTCTGCCATCAGATTTAATCAACAGAATGGCATTAAAAAAAGAAGCCAGCGAAAAAGTTACATACTGGAATAATGAAAAGTGTGCCGATCTCACGGCTCTGACTGGCGCATCCGTATCCAATAAAATTGGTGATGGCACATTACAAATTAGTATTCCGCAGGCGTGGATGAAATATTCCGATCCCGACTGGACGCCACCTGAACAGTGGGACCAGGGCATCCCAGGGTTACTGGCCGATTACAATCTCAGTGGGCAAATCGGTAAAAGATATGGCCACGGTGAAGCCCACAGCTCATACAACAGCTTCAGCAGCTACGGTACGCTGGGGGCAAATGCCGGCAACTGGCGGCTGCGCGCCGATTATCAGGCTTATTCTGCCCGTAATAAGCTGCAAAATAACAGCGAGTTTGCCTGGAATCAGATTTATGCCTTCCGCACATTGCCAGAACAGGCTGCTCGCCTGGCGGCCGGTGAACTCTATCTGGACTCTGATGTGTTCAGCAGTTTCCGTTACACCGGGGTGAGTTTACGCAGCGATGAGCGCATGCTGCCACCAAACTTGCAGGGTTATGCGCCTGAAGTTCGGGGTGTGGCAGACAGTAATGCGAAAGTGACTATTCTGCAGGAAGGGCGGGTGCTGTACGAAACAACAGTGCCGGCTGGCCCGTTCGTTATTCAGGATCTCAAAAGCTCGGTTCGCGGCCAGCTGGATGTCAGGATCGAAGAAGAAAATGGCAAAATTACGACCTTCCAGGTGAATACCGCTTCGTTACCTTATCTGACTCGCCCGGGCCAGATACGCTATAACACGGCGATAGGCTTGCCTTCCAACCGCGATCACCGCATCTACGGTTCGGGAATGGCGATGGGCGATTTTTCCTGGGGACTGACGAATTCATGGTCACTGTATGGCGGTACATTACTGGCCGGTAATTACAATGCGTTAACCACAGGCGTGGGGGTCGATCTGAAAGCATTAGGCGCGATGTCGCTGGATGCAACGCAATCTCTGGCTAAATTACCGGGGCGAGAGCGTGAGATGGGAACCTCGTTTAAAATTAACTATGCCAAACGCTTTGACACTTATAACAGCCAGATAAGTTTCGCCGGTTACCGCTTCTCACAACGAAAATATATGGATATGTCGCAGTATCTGGCGGCGCGTTATCAAAGTAATGATGACTATTCTCGTCGGGAAAAGCAGGCATATACCGTCTCGGCGAATAAGACTTTTTGGGCAAACGACCCGGCAAAAACCTTTACCACTTATCTGAGTTACAGCCACCAACAGTACTGGAACAGCGGTGCCCGGGAACGACTGGATTTCTCGGTCAGTAAATTCTTTGATGTCAGCAGCGTCAAAAATGTCTCGGTATCGTTAACTGCCTATAAGTCTAAATACTATGGATCAGATGATTATGGCGGCGCGTTAAATATCTCAATTCCACTGCAGGACCGACGTCGTGCCGGATATAACATGCAAGTTGCTAATCGTCATGTTACGCAAACCGCCTCATACGGTGATTATTCCGATGCAAATAATAGCTGGCAAGTGAATGCCGGGGTCGATCAGCGAGGCAAAGTGATTGGACGCGGATATTATAATCACGAGTCACCTTACGGCACGCTTAATATTAACTCGGCCTATCAGCAGGACAGTTACACTTCGATGAGTGGCACCTTACGTAGTGGTATAACCGCTACTGAACATGGCGCGGCGATACACCGCAATACTCTCAACGGTGCCAGCCGCATTATGGTGAGCACCGGAGAAGTCAGTGGCGTGCCAATTAATAATGGCCGGGCCAAAAGTAACCGTTTCGGCGTGGCAGTGGTGAGTGACGTCAACAGTTATTACGATACAACAACCCGTATTGATGTTAATAAGCTGGATGATGATGTTGAAGCGATGCGGGCTGTCGTTCAGGGAACACTGACTGAGGGCGCGATCGGTTATCGTAATTTTGATGTAGTGAAAGGGGAAAAAATGTTCGCCGTATTACGTACGGTTGAAGGAGTGGCACCGCCATTCGGCGCGATTGTATTAAATAAACAAGGTCGTGGCGTGTCAGTGGTCAATGATGATGGCAGCGTCTATTTAACTGGCGTAAAGCAGGAAGAAACATTAGATGTGGCATGGGGTGGCAGCAAAAAATGTCAGATTCGCGTACCGGCTAATTACAAGAGCATATCGCAACTTCTTTTACCGTGTGAATAACGTAAACTGGATTATTAACAATGCATTATATAGTGAAACTAAGCCTGTTGCTTTCAGGCATCTTTAGTGTCGGCCTGGTTCAGGCAGCACTGACACTGGATCGGACCCGTGTAATATTTGATGCCGATGAAAAGTCCATCAGTTTAAATGTCAGCAATGATAACAAAAAGCTGCCATTTTTAGCCCAGGCCTGGATTAAAGACAGTAATCATAACAAAGTGAGTTCTCCGCTGGTGGTATTACCGCCGTTGCAACGTATCAATATGGGTGAACGCAGCCTGGTGCGTATTGCACAGTCTGGCGGAGTCAGTGCATTACCACAGGATCGCGAAAGTTTATTTTATTTCAATTTGCGTGAGATTCCACCGCGACCAGAAAAATCTAATGTTATGCAAATCGCGCTACAAACTCAGATTAAGTTGTTCTGGCGGCCATCAGCCATTCGGGCTGAAAGAAATGCTGTCTGGCAGGATAAGCTTATATTCAAAAAAACAGCACAGGGTTTCACAGTGGAAAATCCCACGCCGTACTAC contains the following coding sequences:
- a CDS encoding fimbrial protein, with the protein product MKFKTTSAMLLVMGAFSTGAAQANEGSGNVTFNGSIISAPCSIAPDSTDIDVNMGAVAASAVNGGKTATPVPFVINLKDCTGQNSVVVKFGGTADQTNTNLLALQGGHATGAGIQLMTGNGDAINLGEDSPEFDLDAGDQTLRLQAALKGNSTTSVAVPGAFTSVANFTLAYN
- a CDS encoding fimbrial protein; its protein translation is MLKIFSFSIMISMFLIVLNVKAEEPTRQDGLVQLGGELIASSCGIDNDSAEQTVDFGLLAITTNRAEYSQSVANSQKKFYIRLTHCSVMEFSQINSQPFDLLLSGTPSHYDSRLLAASGDARGVAIEILDSAGRLIPVGTAVNLQDVMMNNNLLAFNTSLRGFGNQVRAGTIDGMAQFTLRYF
- a CDS encoding fimbria/pilus outer membrane usher protein — protein: MASLYTKKKLLAVCVALPFCDSDPAEANTEFNTAVLDVNERSSIDLSHFSNDGYVLPGEYLLDIKINRATLNQRIISFLADPNSDNPSRLCLPSDLINRMALKKEASEKVTYWNNEKCADLTALTGASVSNKIGDGTLQISIPQAWMKYSDPDWTPPEQWDQGIPGLLADYNLSGQIGKRYGHGEAHSSYNSFSSYGTLGANAGNWRLRADYQAYSARNKLQNNSEFAWNQIYAFRTLPEQAARLAAGELYLDSDVFSSFRYTGVSLRSDERMLPPNLQGYAPEVRGVADSNAKVTILQEGRVLYETTVPAGPFVIQDLKSSVRGQLDVRIEEENGKITTFQVNTASLPYLTRPGQIRYNTAIGLPSNRDHRIYGSGMAMGDFSWGLTNSWSLYGGTLLAGNYNALTTGVGVDLKALGAMSLDATQSLAKLPGREREMGTSFKINYAKRFDTYNSQISFAGYRFSQRKYMDMSQYLAARYQSNDDYSRREKQAYTVSANKTFWANDPAKTFTTYLSYSHQQYWNSGARERLDFSVSKFFDVSSVKNVSVSLTAYKSKYYGSDDYGGALNISIPLQDRRRAGYNMQVANRHVTQTASYGDYSDANNSWQVNAGVDQRGKVIGRGYYNHESPYGTLNINSAYQQDSYTSMSGTLRSGITATEHGAAIHRNTLNGASRIMVSTGEVSGVPINNGRAKSNRFGVAVVSDVNSYYDTTTRIDVNKLDDDVEAMRAVVQGTLTEGAIGYRNFDVVKGEKMFAVLRTVEGVAPPFGAIVLNKQGRGVSVVNDDGSVYLTGVKQEETLDVAWGGSKKCQIRVPANYKSISQLLLPCE
- a CDS encoding fimbrial biogenesis chaperone, coding for MHYIVKLSLLLSGIFSVGLVQAALTLDRTRVIFDADEKSISLNVSNDNKKLPFLAQAWIKDSNHNKVSSPLVVLPPLQRINMGERSLVRIAQSGGVSALPQDRESLFYFNLREIPPRPEKSNVMQIALQTQIKLFWRPSAIRAERNAVWQDKLIFKKTAQGFTVENPTPYYVTLTTIKRQMKKDGGKEMKEFRPLMLAPKSSEKITLPSTGLNSFVVTYINDYGGHPELKFVCDSNQICRAGSH